In Rhodanobacteraceae bacterium, the following proteins share a genomic window:
- a CDS encoding P-II family nitrogen regulator: protein MKQIKAFVHRGRVADIVHNLREAGFTRIGLIDVKGLLHALSAREQEYSVELGEQVTSEIQIELFCEDDQVDTAVALVRQHGRTGKRDAGFVYVSSVDAAFPIDSRD, encoded by the coding sequence ATGAAGCAGATCAAGGCATTCGTGCATCGGGGCCGCGTCGCCGACATCGTGCACAACTTGCGTGAGGCAGGGTTCACGCGGATCGGACTGATCGACGTCAAGGGCCTGCTGCACGCGCTATCGGCGCGCGAGCAGGAGTACTCCGTCGAACTTGGCGAGCAGGTGACCTCGGAGATCCAGATCGAACTGTTCTGCGAGGACGACCAGGTGGACACCGCGGTTGCTCTGGTGCGCCAGCACGGCCGGACCGGCAAACGCGATGCCGGCTTTGTCTATGTCAGCAGCGTCGATGCGGCATTCCCCATCGATTCGCGCGACTGA